In one Conger conger chromosome 5, fConCon1.1, whole genome shotgun sequence genomic region, the following are encoded:
- the pask gene encoding PAS domain-containing serine/threonine-protein kinase isoform X2 has translation MFQLALSRSAEYVSDMHAKGHSCWTPICGTSDQLHGDSFDLNKSYPCARRPSPKKATALQRWPLHEPSGYSCSSVAAENLHLNSFILPKAPSCSFLDCCAVSTSFLAQLATGDLNQSRPPAIPGPSKAILTVDSNTMEILVANDQACKLFECNSNDLVGLKLSGFLKKTSQIMEEALGEEIIEDDGSMTIVSGKVVEAVRKSGTEVPVSVWTRRLTPEGRRCLVVMERVERITACVSFLQDGRILSCDPTFAHLHGHQSADEVAGLSVRELIPSLCLPPHQRTLPKTLRIQRVSGTSKDGTTFPLCIKLKAAVDCGKSWLKDQSGGVKPERAEVAPVSSSLCKSATLSHPEDSPQKSPGCPEDSCHPSPSTGLVFSGTIWVFTALSGLLTLDHTGSVRSITDGFAAVHFGYKKSELQGKNVTFLMPGFYESLCAVEETSSPQLQHLEDELRVGSPSQGRLLFHASCVSSSSSCTDHCRCSASANQPGSMSSHSSLPVSLEGKLQGPSTVLAGDMAMVQQETQRKVSGKESIFTGTSDRLENQGSAPSTLSSPTVTSTPLDGQVGTAESMEQAALVGPTSSGCAGALLLTQDTPCLSSSCPVHKLLPGPDARPAPPDPADSRDRPLLDCMCSGRKDSQDSSFEVISIGSHSSSGFSEKWAGGSGAERAEDVRPARDPFPPSDSGSCFLDVCSDGLLITRALRDLELSGSLELLSQASCDTAELLRTPSPYVVESDLEGEVNAERTTGPPEGGGDGNASLEAERGRCSDASCGSPGCERGGQIVEVWRSCTQADTPTTSTPKKQPLKTLGPSTMKGEILEGRYLGNCYHRDGSRLNVLLEIQKTQLPDGQPLSCVWMKCNDIGPQQGVPVGLQSDTEINSNSLQDTSGLSLGEVIRDAVRAEALRSPQDLEHSRACEGQFGEEYCPLCAVGRGAFGFVWKARRLADGKEVVVKFIQKVRIVKDCWVDDPDMGRVSQEISILTRLQHPNIVKVLEVFENEQFFQMVMERHGEGLDLFEFIERQPRLDEPLASYIFRQLVAAVAYLRGKGILHRDIKDENVIIDTGFNVRLIDFGSAALLEPGKLFYTFCGTLEYCSPEVLQGNPYEGPELEMWSLGVLLYTLLFSENPFCEVEETLQAQLCPPFPVSSELQGLLSGLLQPEPGLRSTLEAVLEAPWIRQPINLQHYSWEEVLPTSHNSLLFHGSDQGASQEDGLYPDAEQYRSQSEDSLPVEDEDEEDRRSMAALETELLKYLADE, from the exons ATGTTTCAACTAG CCCTCAGCCGTTCTGCTGAATACGTATCCGACATGCACGCTAAAGGGCATAGTTGTTGGACCCCCATTTGCGGGACTTCGGACCAGCTCCATGGCGACTCTTTCGACCTGAACAAGTCCTACCCTTGTGCAAGGAGGCCTTCGCCAAAGAAGGCCACGGCTCTGCAGCGCTGGCCTCTCCACGAACCTTCAG GTTACAGCTGCAGTTCTGTAGCAGCAGAGAACCTTCACttgaacagttttattcttCCAAAGGCTCCATCCTGCTCTTTCTTAGACTGCTGCGCCGTGTCCACTTCTTTTCTTGCTCAGCTGGCCACTGGAGACCTCAACCAGTCCAGGCCCCCTGCAATCCCCGGTCCCAGTAAAGCAATCCTCACTGTTGATTCTAATACTATGGag atattgGTTGCTAATGACCAGGCTTGCAAGTTGTTTGAATGCAACAGCAATGATCTGGTTGGGTTAAAGCTGTCTGGCTTCCTAAAGAAAACCAGTCAAATTATGGAGGAAGCCTTGGGAGAGGAGATTATCGAGGATGATGGAAGTATGACTATTGTGTCAGGAAAAGTG GTTGAGGCAGTGAGAAAGTCTGGCACCGAGGTACCAGTTTCAGTATGGACCAGAAGACTGACCCCAGAGGGACGCCGCTGTCTAGTTGTGATGGAACGAGTGGAAAGAATCACTGCCTGTGTGTCTTTTTTGCAAGAT GGGAGGATCCTAAGCTGTGACCCAACCTTTGCTCATCTCCATGGCCACCAGAGTGCTGACGAGGTGGCGGGGCTGTCAGTTAGGGAGCTCATTCCATCCCTCTGCCTCCCACCTCACCAGAGGACTTTGCCCAAG ACACTTAGAATCCAGCGAGTCTCTGGTACGAGCAAGGACGGCACCACCTTTCCACTCTGTATCAAGCTGAAGGCTGCGGTGGATTGTGGCAAATCCTGGTTGAAGGACCAGTCCGGTGGGGTTAAGCCGGAGAGAGCGGAGGTTGCGCCCGTGTCCTCCAGCTTATGCAAGTCAGCGACTCTATCACACCCAGAGGATTCCCCCCAGAAGTCACCCG GGTGCCCAGAGGACAGCTGCCACCCATCCCCAAGCACAGGTTTGGTGTTCTCTGGGACCATCTGGGTCTTCACAGCCCTCAGCGGTCTTCTCACGCTGGATCACACCGGCTCCGTCCGCAGCATCACTGACGGCTTTGCCGCCGTGCATTTTGGGTACAAGAAGTCTGAGCTACAAGGGAAG AACGTCACCTTCCTGATGCCAGGGTTCTACGAGAGTCTGTGTGCGGTGGAGGAGACTTCAAGCCCCCAGCTTCAGCACCTGGAGGACGAGCTCAGAGTCGGCTCCCCTTCACAGGGACGTCTCCTCTTCCATGCCAGCTGCGTCAGCTCTTCCAGCAGCTGCACAG ATCACTGTAGGTGTTCTGCTAGTGCTAACCAGCCTGGAAGCATGTCCAGTCATTCCAGCCTGCCCGTGTCATTGGAGGGGAAGCTGCAAG GTCCTAGCACAGTGCTGGCCGGTGACATGGCCATGGTTCAGCAGGAGACCCAGAGGAAGGTCTCTGGGAAAGAGAGCATCTTTACCGGGACCAGCGACAGGCTGGAGAACCAGGGCAGCGCCCCATCCACACTGTCCTCGCCTACTGTCACCTCCACCCCGTTAGATGG GCAGGTTGGCACCGCAGAGTCGATGGAGCAGGCTGCCCTGGTGGGCCCAACCAGCAGTGGGTGTGCGGGTGCGCTCCTGCTGACTCAGGACACGCCCTGTctgtcctcctcctgccccgtGCACAAGCTCCTCCCAGGGCCCGATGCTCGCCCTGCCCCTCCTGACCCAGCTGACAGCAGAgatcgccccctgctggactgcatGTGCTCCGGGCGCAAAGACTCGCAGGACTCCAGCTTCGAGGTCATCTCGATCGGGAGCCACTCGTCCTCCGGGTTCAGCGAGAAGTGGGCCGGGGGCTCCGGGGCTGAGCGTGCGGAGGACGTTCGCCCCGCCCGCGACCCCTTCCCGCCCTCCGACTCCGGCAGCTGCTTCCTGGACGTGTGCTCGGACGGACTCCTGATCACCAGAGCCCTGCGAGACCTGGAGCTCAGCGGCAGCCTGGAGCTCCTGTCCCAGGCGTCCTGCGACACGGCCGAGCTGCTGCGCACCCCCTCCCCGTACGTGGTAGAGTCCGACCTGGAGGGAGAGGTCAACGCTGAGCGAACCACGGGGCccccggagggggggggggacggaaACGCCTCTTTGGAAGCGGAGCGGGGTCGCTGTTCGGACGCGTCCTGCGGAAGCCCTGGGTGTGAACGGGGGGGACAGATAGTGGAGGTCTGGAGGTCctgcacacaggcagacacccCAACCACCTCCACCCCGAAGAAGCAGCCGCTGAAAACCCTAGGGCCGTCCACCATGAAGGGGGAGATCCTGGAAGGGCGCTACCTGGGGAACTGCTACCATAGAGATGGATCCAGACTCA ATGTGCTGTTGGAGATTCAGAAAACCCAGCTTCCTGACGGTCAGCCCctctcctgtgtgtggatgAAGTGCAACGACATTGGACCCCAGCAGGGGGTGCCAGTGGGTCTTCAGTCCGACACCGAGATCAACAGCAACTCTCtccaggacacatctgggctgAGTCTGGGGGAG GTGATCAGGGACGCGGTGCGGGCCGAGGCCTTGCGTTCCCCCCAGGACCTGGAGCACTCCCGGGCCTGCGAGGGCCAGTTTGGGGAGGAGTACTGCCCGCTGTGCGCTGTGGGGAGGGGAGCCTTCGGCTTCGTGTGGAAGGCCCGCAGGCTCGCCGACGGCAAGGAG GTTGTTGTGAAGTTCATCCAAAAGGTCCGCATAGTGAAAGACTGCTGGGTGGATGATCCCGACATGGGCCGAGTCAGCCAAGAGATCTCCATACTGACCCGTCTCCAGCACCCCAACATCGTTAAG GTGTTGGAGGTGTTTGAGAACGAACAGTTCTTCCAGATGGTGATGGAGAGGCACGGGGAAGGGCTGGACCTGTTTGAGTTCATCGAGCGGCAGCCTCGCCTGGACGAACCGCTGGCCAGCTACATCTTTAGACAG CTGGTGGCTGCGGTGGCCTACCTTAGAGGCAAAGGAATCCTTCACAGGGACATCAAGGATGAGAACGTCATCATCGACACAGGCTTCAACGTCAGGCTCATTGACTTTGGCTCAGCCGCCCTGCTGGAGCCGGGCAAACTGTTCTACACCTTCTGCGGCACGCTGGAGTACTGCTCCCCAGAGGTGCTGCAGGGAAACCC GTATGAAGGTCCTGAGCTGGAGATGTGGTCCCTGGGCGTGCTCCTGTACACTCTGCTGTTCAGTGAAAACCCTTTCTGTGAGGTGGAGGAGACTCTGCAAGCACAGCTCTGTCCACCCTTCCCAGTCTCCTCTG AGCTGCAGGGGCTCTTGTCTGGCTTGCTGCAGCCAGAGCCTGGGCTGAGGAGCACCCTGGAGGCAGTGCTGGAGGCTCCCTGGATCCGCCAGCCCATCAacctacagcactacagctgGGAGGAGGTGTTACCCACCAGTCACA ATTCTCTTCTGTTCCACGGGTCGGACCAAGGGGCTTCACAGGAGGATGGCCTGTATCCCGATGCGGAGCAGTACCGGAGCCAGTCTGAGGACTCTCTTCCAGTtgaggatgaagatgaggaagatAGGAGGTCCATGGCTGCTTTGGAGACAGAACTCCTCAAGTATCTAGCCGATGAGTGA
- the pask gene encoding PAS domain-containing serine/threonine-protein kinase isoform X3, translating into MSLPALSRSAEYVSDMHAKGHSCWTPICGTSDQLHGDSFDLNKSYPCARRPSPKKATALQRWPLHEPSGYSCSSVAAENLHLNSFILPKAPSCSFLDCCAVSTSFLAQLATGDLNQSRPPAIPGPSKAILTVDSNTMEILVANDQACKLFECNSNDLVGLKLSGFLKKTSQIMEEALGEEIIEDDGSMTIVSGKVVEAVRKSGTEVPVSVWTRRLTPEGRRCLVVMERVERITACVSFLQDGRILSCDPTFAHLHGHQSADEVAGLSVRELIPSLCLPPHQRTLPKTLRIQRVSGTSKDGTTFPLCIKLKAAVDCGKSWLKDQSGGVKPERAEVAPVSSSLCKSATLSHPEDSPQKSPEDSCHPSPSTGLVFSGTIWVFTALSGLLTLDHTGSVRSITDGFAAVHFGYKKSELQGKNVTFLMPGFYESLCAVEETSSPQLQHLEDELRVGSPSQGRLLFHASCVSSSSSCTDHCRCSASANQPGSMSSHSSLPVSLEGKLQGPSTVLAGDMAMVQQETQRKVSGKESIFTGTSDRLENQGSAPSTLSSPTVTSTPLDGQVGTAESMEQAALVGPTSSGCAGALLLTQDTPCLSSSCPVHKLLPGPDARPAPPDPADSRDRPLLDCMCSGRKDSQDSSFEVISIGSHSSSGFSEKWAGGSGAERAEDVRPARDPFPPSDSGSCFLDVCSDGLLITRALRDLELSGSLELLSQASCDTAELLRTPSPYVVESDLEGEVNAERTTGPPEGGGDGNASLEAERGRCSDASCGSPGCERGGQIVEVWRSCTQADTPTTSTPKKQPLKTLGPSTMKGEILEGRYLGNCYHRDGSRLNVLLEIQKTQLPDGQPLSCVWMKCNDIGPQQGVPVGLQSDTEINSNSLQDTSGLSLGEVIRDAVRAEALRSPQDLEHSRACEGQFGEEYCPLCAVGRGAFGFVWKARRLADGKEVVVKFIQKVRIVKDCWVDDPDMGRVSQEISILTRLQHPNIVKVLEVFENEQFFQMVMERHGEGLDLFEFIERQPRLDEPLASYIFRQLVAAVAYLRGKGILHRDIKDENVIIDTGFNVRLIDFGSAALLEPGKLFYTFCGTLEYCSPEVLQGNPYEGPELEMWSLGVLLYTLLFSENPFCEVEETLQAQLCPPFPVSSELQGLLSGLLQPEPGLRSTLEAVLEAPWIRQPINLQHYSWEEVLPTSHNSLLFHGSDQGASQEDGLYPDAEQYRSQSEDSLPVEDEDEEDRRSMAALETELLKYLADE; encoded by the exons ATGTCACTTCCAGCCCTCAGCCGTTCTGCTGAATACGTATCCGACATGCACGCTAAAGGGCATAGTTGTTGGACCCCCATTTGCGGGACTTCGGACCAGCTCCATGGCGACTCTTTCGACCTGAACAAGTCCTACCCTTGTGCAAGGAGGCCTTCGCCAAAGAAGGCCACGGCTCTGCAGCGCTGGCCTCTCCACGAACCTTCAG GTTACAGCTGCAGTTCTGTAGCAGCAGAGAACCTTCACttgaacagttttattcttCCAAAGGCTCCATCCTGCTCTTTCTTAGACTGCTGCGCCGTGTCCACTTCTTTTCTTGCTCAGCTGGCCACTGGAGACCTCAACCAGTCCAGGCCCCCTGCAATCCCCGGTCCCAGTAAAGCAATCCTCACTGTTGATTCTAATACTATGGag atattgGTTGCTAATGACCAGGCTTGCAAGTTGTTTGAATGCAACAGCAATGATCTGGTTGGGTTAAAGCTGTCTGGCTTCCTAAAGAAAACCAGTCAAATTATGGAGGAAGCCTTGGGAGAGGAGATTATCGAGGATGATGGAAGTATGACTATTGTGTCAGGAAAAGTG GTTGAGGCAGTGAGAAAGTCTGGCACCGAGGTACCAGTTTCAGTATGGACCAGAAGACTGACCCCAGAGGGACGCCGCTGTCTAGTTGTGATGGAACGAGTGGAAAGAATCACTGCCTGTGTGTCTTTTTTGCAAGAT GGGAGGATCCTAAGCTGTGACCCAACCTTTGCTCATCTCCATGGCCACCAGAGTGCTGACGAGGTGGCGGGGCTGTCAGTTAGGGAGCTCATTCCATCCCTCTGCCTCCCACCTCACCAGAGGACTTTGCCCAAG ACACTTAGAATCCAGCGAGTCTCTGGTACGAGCAAGGACGGCACCACCTTTCCACTCTGTATCAAGCTGAAGGCTGCGGTGGATTGTGGCAAATCCTGGTTGAAGGACCAGTCCGGTGGGGTTAAGCCGGAGAGAGCGGAGGTTGCGCCCGTGTCCTCCAGCTTATGCAAGTCAGCGACTCTATCACACCCAGAGGATTCCCCCCAGAAGTCACCCG AGGACAGCTGCCACCCATCCCCAAGCACAGGTTTGGTGTTCTCTGGGACCATCTGGGTCTTCACAGCCCTCAGCGGTCTTCTCACGCTGGATCACACCGGCTCCGTCCGCAGCATCACTGACGGCTTTGCCGCCGTGCATTTTGGGTACAAGAAGTCTGAGCTACAAGGGAAG AACGTCACCTTCCTGATGCCAGGGTTCTACGAGAGTCTGTGTGCGGTGGAGGAGACTTCAAGCCCCCAGCTTCAGCACCTGGAGGACGAGCTCAGAGTCGGCTCCCCTTCACAGGGACGTCTCCTCTTCCATGCCAGCTGCGTCAGCTCTTCCAGCAGCTGCACAG ATCACTGTAGGTGTTCTGCTAGTGCTAACCAGCCTGGAAGCATGTCCAGTCATTCCAGCCTGCCCGTGTCATTGGAGGGGAAGCTGCAAG GTCCTAGCACAGTGCTGGCCGGTGACATGGCCATGGTTCAGCAGGAGACCCAGAGGAAGGTCTCTGGGAAAGAGAGCATCTTTACCGGGACCAGCGACAGGCTGGAGAACCAGGGCAGCGCCCCATCCACACTGTCCTCGCCTACTGTCACCTCCACCCCGTTAGATGG GCAGGTTGGCACCGCAGAGTCGATGGAGCAGGCTGCCCTGGTGGGCCCAACCAGCAGTGGGTGTGCGGGTGCGCTCCTGCTGACTCAGGACACGCCCTGTctgtcctcctcctgccccgtGCACAAGCTCCTCCCAGGGCCCGATGCTCGCCCTGCCCCTCCTGACCCAGCTGACAGCAGAgatcgccccctgctggactgcatGTGCTCCGGGCGCAAAGACTCGCAGGACTCCAGCTTCGAGGTCATCTCGATCGGGAGCCACTCGTCCTCCGGGTTCAGCGAGAAGTGGGCCGGGGGCTCCGGGGCTGAGCGTGCGGAGGACGTTCGCCCCGCCCGCGACCCCTTCCCGCCCTCCGACTCCGGCAGCTGCTTCCTGGACGTGTGCTCGGACGGACTCCTGATCACCAGAGCCCTGCGAGACCTGGAGCTCAGCGGCAGCCTGGAGCTCCTGTCCCAGGCGTCCTGCGACACGGCCGAGCTGCTGCGCACCCCCTCCCCGTACGTGGTAGAGTCCGACCTGGAGGGAGAGGTCAACGCTGAGCGAACCACGGGGCccccggagggggggggggacggaaACGCCTCTTTGGAAGCGGAGCGGGGTCGCTGTTCGGACGCGTCCTGCGGAAGCCCTGGGTGTGAACGGGGGGGACAGATAGTGGAGGTCTGGAGGTCctgcacacaggcagacacccCAACCACCTCCACCCCGAAGAAGCAGCCGCTGAAAACCCTAGGGCCGTCCACCATGAAGGGGGAGATCCTGGAAGGGCGCTACCTGGGGAACTGCTACCATAGAGATGGATCCAGACTCA ATGTGCTGTTGGAGATTCAGAAAACCCAGCTTCCTGACGGTCAGCCCctctcctgtgtgtggatgAAGTGCAACGACATTGGACCCCAGCAGGGGGTGCCAGTGGGTCTTCAGTCCGACACCGAGATCAACAGCAACTCTCtccaggacacatctgggctgAGTCTGGGGGAG GTGATCAGGGACGCGGTGCGGGCCGAGGCCTTGCGTTCCCCCCAGGACCTGGAGCACTCCCGGGCCTGCGAGGGCCAGTTTGGGGAGGAGTACTGCCCGCTGTGCGCTGTGGGGAGGGGAGCCTTCGGCTTCGTGTGGAAGGCCCGCAGGCTCGCCGACGGCAAGGAG GTTGTTGTGAAGTTCATCCAAAAGGTCCGCATAGTGAAAGACTGCTGGGTGGATGATCCCGACATGGGCCGAGTCAGCCAAGAGATCTCCATACTGACCCGTCTCCAGCACCCCAACATCGTTAAG GTGTTGGAGGTGTTTGAGAACGAACAGTTCTTCCAGATGGTGATGGAGAGGCACGGGGAAGGGCTGGACCTGTTTGAGTTCATCGAGCGGCAGCCTCGCCTGGACGAACCGCTGGCCAGCTACATCTTTAGACAG CTGGTGGCTGCGGTGGCCTACCTTAGAGGCAAAGGAATCCTTCACAGGGACATCAAGGATGAGAACGTCATCATCGACACAGGCTTCAACGTCAGGCTCATTGACTTTGGCTCAGCCGCCCTGCTGGAGCCGGGCAAACTGTTCTACACCTTCTGCGGCACGCTGGAGTACTGCTCCCCAGAGGTGCTGCAGGGAAACCC GTATGAAGGTCCTGAGCTGGAGATGTGGTCCCTGGGCGTGCTCCTGTACACTCTGCTGTTCAGTGAAAACCCTTTCTGTGAGGTGGAGGAGACTCTGCAAGCACAGCTCTGTCCACCCTTCCCAGTCTCCTCTG AGCTGCAGGGGCTCTTGTCTGGCTTGCTGCAGCCAGAGCCTGGGCTGAGGAGCACCCTGGAGGCAGTGCTGGAGGCTCCCTGGATCCGCCAGCCCATCAacctacagcactacagctgGGAGGAGGTGTTACCCACCAGTCACA ATTCTCTTCTGTTCCACGGGTCGGACCAAGGGGCTTCACAGGAGGATGGCCTGTATCCCGATGCGGAGCAGTACCGGAGCCAGTCTGAGGACTCTCTTCCAGTtgaggatgaagatgaggaagatAGGAGGTCCATGGCTGCTTTGGAGACAGAACTCCTCAAGTATCTAGCCGATGAGTGA